The following are from one region of the Dreissena polymorpha isolate Duluth1 chromosome 2, UMN_Dpol_1.0, whole genome shotgun sequence genome:
- the LOC127869986 gene encoding meprin A subunit alpha-like, protein FKHRNAINDRRRRWANGIVPYEISSTYPATVQTIFKQAMAEIEEKTKVNGKTCIHFKPHAGEPGYVKFVTGNGYFILQSPTLIKLIISSATFPLKAGQTETTTSQSIRKNIQKGTEGNFNKYPTGYIDMLGQPYDYGSIMHYSAYAFAIDPHKMTIEPKRPGVTIGQRTALSPTDIKEIQLLYDCIAADPNGHTSDPFVTAPPTTTPAPPTGSDVCTFETGLCTWTNSHSDTMDWTRYHGSTPSANTGPTTDYTGSTSHYYLYLEATGHANKVARLDSKLYPGGDYCVDFYAHMHGSGIGSLYLNVKAGNQIIHLQSWSGEHGTLWAHIRLNAKVHTTGYFNFEFEGHTTSSQLGDIAIDDITIHPGNC, encoded by the exons TTTAAGCACCGCAACGCCATCAATGATCGCAGGAGACGTTGGGCCAACGGTATTGTGCCGTACGAAATTTCCTCCACATATC CCGCGACTGTTCAGACCATCTTCAAACAGGCTATGGCGGAGATTGAAGAGAAGACCAAGGTCAACGGCAAGACGTGCATCCACTTCAAGCCACATGCTGGCGAACCCGGCTACGTTAAGTTCGTCACCGGAAACGGGTACTTCATTTTGCAATCCCCTACACTCATTAAATTAATAATCTCATCGGCTACGTTCCCTTTAAA AGCAGGACAGACCGAGACAACTACGTCACAGTCCATCCGGAAAAACATCCAGAAAG GTACCGAGGGAAACTTCAACAAGTACCCGACGGGCTACATCGATATGCTCGGTCAACCATATGACTATGGCAGCATTATGCACTACAG CGCCTATGCCTTTGCAATTGACCCACATAAAATGACCATCGAGCCCAAGCGGCCTGGAGTGACCATTGGTCAGCGAACAGCCCTGAGCCCTACGGACATTAAGGAGATCCAACTTTTGTACGACTGTATTGCCGCAGACCCTAATGGACACACGTCAGACCCATTCGTGACCGCCCCTCCCACGACTACCCCCGCCCCGCCCACCGGCT CTGACGTTTGCACCTTCGAAACTGGTCTCTGCACGTGGACTAATTCGCACTCCGACACCATGGACTGGACACGTTACCATGGCTCAACGCCTTCGGCTAACACCGGCCCAACAACCGACTACACCGGCTCTACCTCAC ACTACTACTTGTACTTGGAGGCAACCGGACACGCCAATAAGGTTGCCCGCCTCGACTCGAAGCTGTATCCGGGCGGTGACTACTGCGTTGACTTTTACGCTCATATGCACGGCTCTGGAATTGGTTCCCTGTACCTCAACGTCAAGGCCGGGAATCAGATTATTCACTTGCAGAGCTGGAGTGGTGAACATGGAACCTTGTGGGCTCACATCCGGTTGAACGCCAAAGTGCATACTACCGGTTATTTCAAC TTCGAGTTTGAGGGGCACACCACCAGTAGCCAACTGGGCGATATCGCCATCGATGACATCACCATCCATCCCGGAAACTGCTAG